CAAAACAATTAGCATTAATTTTAAAGAATTCAATAAAATCAGACCTGAGCTCTGGGTGTATTCTTGTTCCCAAATGGAATTTCCTTTCTAGGAATTCTTTGAATAAAGCAACTTTCTCTAGTTATTCCGCCGTGGATTTCATTGCGTTCGTCTCTTCTAAGACTTAGAAATACCATGACACCTAATACTGTTCCAATTCCTCTATCACGAGGCTAACTTCCTCTAGTTTGGGGGCAGGTTCCAGTTCCAGTAATTACTATGCCGCGCGCTCCTTTCCTTTGCTACTGGAGATCGAAATTGCATTCATATCCCTTGCTGCCGGTTGATCACCCCTTATCTGCTTGATCCCCTCGGGTGTCGAAAATTTAAATAATCGGTGATACGTTGAAGGCACAACTTTCATCTCGTGTAACCATGGCCTTCCTAGGATAATATTGTACCCTATGTCTCCATCTACAACTTCGAAGAGAGTTGTTTTCATTACTCCTTTAGCATTTGTGAGCAGCAAAATCTCTCCCCCGGTTGTCACGCTCGTGAGGTTGAATTCAAAGAGGAGCTTTGTTGCCGGAATAATGCTTCTGGTGAGTTTAGCTTGTTCCAGTACTCTCCATTGCATGATATTAGCTGAACTTCCTAGATCCACTAGAACACCTTTAATCTTAAAATATAatacatttaaagaaattaccagtgcacCATTGTGTGGTAGCAGCAATCTGTCTGCATCTTCCTCCATAAAAGTGATATTGTATTCTCGGAGCCTTTTACTATTAGTTTTTGATTCTTTCATATTCTTTGTAGCCGAAAAGGTGACTCCATTAATCTCATTCCCTCCAAAGATCATGTCGATCGTTTACCGTGGGGTTTCTTCTCTTGCTTTCGAGGTTTTCGTGTTGTCTCTATTCCGACCATAATtgttcttagctcgatcacttaAGAACTCTCTTAGGTGACCATTCTTCAATAGAGTTGCCACTTCTTCCTGGAGGTATTGGCAGTCCCCCGTCTGTCCGGGATCAGATCTCATTGGTCTAAAAAATCATGCCTCTTTGATATTTCTCATGGCTGACACCAATTCCACTATATTGAcattgaagttatattctgataacATGGGGTAAGAAAGATCCCGTGACCCTAGCATTTTTTTATCCTGCAATAGTCTATTGTTCCGACCGCGATCAGTCCTTCTATCAACTATGAGCTTGTCTGCTATCTGAAAGCTTCTGCAACGACCTTCAGTCTGCTCGTAGGGCAAAAACTGGCCCATAGAAGTTCATTTGTCTATGTCGTAATCATCCTTTGACTTTTCTCCGTTCTTCTCCCGTCCTTTGGTCGACAATGGAAAATAAACTTGATCATCTTCGAtccttattttttacttttaccAGTTATGGATATCCACCCAAGTGTTTTCTTGAAACTAAAGTAGGCTTTCCTTCAATTTCTTAGAAGCATCTGAACTTCTCAGATTCAATCCTTTGGTGAATGCTTCAGCTGCCCATTCATCCGGGACAATCTTGAGCAACATTCTTTCCTTCTGGAACCGGGTAACGAACTCCCTCAATAACTCGAACTCTCCTTGCGCAATTCTGAATATATTAGCCTTTCGGGAATGTACTTTTCTGGCCCTAGTATGGGCCTTAATGAAAGGATCCGCGGGCATTTTAAAGGAATCTATGGAATGCTCGGGTAACAGCGAATACCACGTCAAAGCTCCTATTATGAGAGTTTCTCCAAATATCTTTAACAACACATATTCAATTTCATGAGGAGCTAAATCATTTCCTTTTACCGCTATTGTGTAGGTGGTAATATGCTCCTTAATGTCTTAAGTTCCGTCATACTTTGGCACTTGGGGCATTTTAAACTACTTCGGGATTAGTTCTGGTGTAGCACTTAGCTTGTACGACAATTTAGTATACCTCTTCGAGTTCGGGCCTTTCAATACTGGTGGCACGCTCTGAATTTGGTTCGTGCGGGATTTTACTTCTTCATAAACCATAAAAGTTCATTCTTGAAAGGATCGTTCTCGTTATTGAGACCATATTCGCTCCCTCTAGCCCCATCAGAGAAAACTACCCTGGTAGTATTGATGTCGACCCTCTGCGTTGTTTGGTTTGCAGGAACACCTGGAGGAATTGTATTTCATTTGTTTGCATTATTCGAAGCCCCTGATAGTGCCTGCTTCAACTCTGTCATAACCTTGCCTTGTCGCGTGAGATTGCCTAGAATGATCGCATGTTTTTCTTGCAAGACCCTTACCGCATCGATGACATGCTCCTCTTTAGCATCATCGGGAGTTGTCTACCGAACATGTAGAGGATACTATCTATCATGCACTAGTGTGGCGTCATTCCCCTCGTTGTGGGTGTCACTGATTGAGTCCTCAAAGTGAGGATACTCTAATTGAACCTTAGGGTTATGTGTGTTATTAACAATGTTACCTGCCATTTCTTATGATTTTCTTTAAGACAAAACAATTAAAGTACGTTAGTAAAAAAGACAAGGATCAATTTAATTGCACGACTATATAGGCCCCATGGTGGGCACCAAACttttacccgtaaaacggtagAGTTGAATTTATACATGGTTTCTAGACAAATGAACTAACTTGATACTTCAATAAAGAAATAACTGAAGAAATATAAAATACTTAGCCTTAAAATGTAGATGAAATAGCAGAGTTGACGGATCTGGCAACAAGGTTTTTGGGCACAACAATGATGagatcaaaagcaagaaaataaaaCTGTATTAAGCTTTGTATAGAATGTAGTATAAGTTAGCCAGAAAATTCATGTCCTTTACATTGATAACTGAGCTCTCTATTTATAGCTATGTCTTAGGAAGGAGGTCCTAGGATCGTGCCCTACTTTAATGTCAAATATGATGGCCATTTATGAGATGTAACGGTAGACATAAATGCCAAATTTGTTTTAACGAGACGTAGCCCTTAATGCtgcagaatatttttttattaaatgcTATCGGGCGCAGAGCATTTAATACACCTTTACGATCGTTATTCCTTTCGATGATAAGTGGAATAGCTACGTCTGGTTCCACGTATTTGTCATCTTTAGAATATTTGTCATCTCCGTCTTCGGTTCCACGTGTTCTTTCTTTAGACGACCACGTGTCATATCgtattttaccctatacataCTGTATTCTGCATTGCTATTTACTCTTCTACCTTTTATGGTTTGTTCTCTTTCATTTGTTGATTTTATCAAAATTCCATATGCCTCTTAAAGATGTATCATTTTCACTAACTGGTAATTGATTAAGAATCACAAACTGTTTTGTTTTTAATAGCGTTCACACTATGCTTCTCCCTCTAGATTAAATTATCTTATCAGCCAAATCGATAACCAAATCAATAATAATCAATAAATGATTATCGATATACAATAAGAAATATTTATTAGTTTATCATATTTATAAATCGATAACCGATATTGCCGAACCGATATCATTCGTAATCGAATTGAATCGAACCGACCCGACCGATCTACTCCGAACAAAAAATATGTCTGGTAAAATATTTTCCTAGAAAACACAGGGTGTTGGGTGTTGGGGTTGGGGTGGAGGTCGGAGAGGGGGTTGAGTTGTGACATAGGTGGTTGGATTGATGGGGCACATGGACAAAAGGGGTGTTAGGTGTGGGTGGTGTAGCAACCCCTTGGGAGGATATCACTTATAAGACAAAAGCTAATTTAATACTTACAACATTTAGAAGAGATTAGTTTAAAAAGacattcacaataataaagtcgCAGAAATAGGCATTGCGATAAAGGTTTTAAAGtgctatatttttgtatgtgAAAAGACACTTCGTAAAAATCCTTAAATGAAATACAATATTAAAAGATCAAGATAATGTGATACAACCCTTCTTAAATAACCAACACGTTAAAGCAACTTCCTAACGAAATTATACTTTTCGTTCAACATCACTACAAGTTCATATTGTACATGAATTCTAGTCTTCTCCTCTGTACATATTTAAAAGACAATGTAAAGTTAGCATATTACAAGACTTGAATTATTAACACACCCTAAAGCAGCAAAACAAGTCAAATTCAAATGACAAGTTTATGGTCTTGAGATCCAACAAGCCTCCAAAATTACATACATATGTATGATATATAGATCGTGAACAAGTTCCAAAACTATACAAAACCTAGATGCATATGTAAATGTGATCTCCACAAAATTCCCAAAAAGTCTACTTCAAATCTCATTCCGTGAATTATCTACAATAGAAAACAATTATCACTAAGTATAAAGCTTAGTGGCATATAAACTTTGAGCTTTGAGCCATTAAATTCTCCAATTCCATTCGATGTTATAGGTAGCTCAAATAAGACATAAAGATAAATCAAGAATATAAATATATCAAAAGAATCAAATTTCAAACTTTCAAGTATTT
This genomic stretch from Nicotiana sylvestris chromosome 9, ASM39365v2, whole genome shotgun sequence harbors:
- the LOC104223446 gene encoding uncharacterized protein, translating into MIFGGNEINGVTFSATKNMKESKTNSKRLREYNITFMEEDADRLLLPHNGALVISLNVLYFKIKGVLVDLGSSANIMQWRVLEQAKLTRSIIPATKLLFEFNLTSVTTGGEILLLTNAKGVMKTTLFEVVDGDIGYNIILGRPWLHEMKVVPSTYHRLFKFSTPEGIKQIRGDQPAARDMNAISISSSKGKERAA